One Littorina saxatilis isolate snail1 linkage group LG10, US_GU_Lsax_2.0, whole genome shotgun sequence DNA window includes the following coding sequences:
- the LOC138979206 gene encoding uncharacterized protein KIAA1958-like has product MSKQILSPIKVNDIVKINGGEEGVVKSVSRPLGFAILDVVTPNGTRRKIHRINVQKLASLPSNPDIDHILMPQNVLEELDMDFPETDNSENTKSTPKVKKRFAETEIPDIPTFIAQNTSQNTLKKTAHDVKLLKTFIQEKLPNTELEIHQLTPSSLNEILSKYFIALKKADGTDYEATSMRSFWGSIHRHLKSKSYPHDINRSPSFQQAQQTLNAKLKALKNAGKGNMQYSAEALTDEEINTLYERNQLGQTTAESLLNTMWWNNCIHFGLRAVTDHHQMKWGDVTLGKDSSGKEYLSYNERSTKTRTGEHVTNIRAVRPTVWATPQDPTRCPVATYRLYAEYRPKDYSGEDDPFYIATTTVPNPKPGTTWLKKQRVGVNKLATLMKDMAIKAGLTQNKRITNHSARKTMVQTLVNKQFAPTEIMQLTGHKNVQSINTYSKMSEETHKKMSTALAESQSTPQQSVTSSTHLQSTTADIPTSSMHTYMHQEHTRTATMQNSCSHQPTLPFPFFGGSVSNCTININVNPPQSNSTATVSLSVTDTQSETVKQAAPAKRPRRK; this is encoded by the exons ATGTCAAAACAAATCCTGTCTCCCATTAAGGTGAACGACATAGTAAAGATCAACGGAGGTGAGGAAGGGGTAGTTAAGAGTGTTTCAAGGCCACTTGGCTTCGCTATACTGGATGTGGTGACCCCAAACGGCACCAGACGCAAAATCCACAGAATAAATGTACAAAAACTGGCAAGTCTGCCATCAAACCCTGACATTGACCACATTCTGATGCCCCAAAATGTGCTCGAAGAACTTGACATGGACTTTCCAGAAACTGACAACTCCGAAAACACAAAATCAACGCCGAAAGTAAAAAAACGCTTTGCTGAAACAGAAATACCAGACATACCGACGTTTATTGCTCAAAACACCAGCCAAAACACACTCAAGAAAACTGCCCATGATGTTAAGCTGCTAAAAACCTTCATTCAAGAAAAGTTGCCGAACACAGAGCTCGAAATTCACCAATTGACGCCATCCTCCCTCAATGAAATTCTTTCAAAATACTTCATCGCACTGAAAAAAGCTGACGGGACAGATTATGAAGCAACGTCGATGCGAAGTTTCTGGGGAAGCATTCACCGACACCTTAAAAGCAAATCGTACCCCCATGACATCAATCGTTCCCCTTCTTTCCAGCAAGCCCAACAGACCTTAAATGCCAAACTAAAAGCGCTAAAAAATGCAGGCAAGGGGAACATGCAATACAGTGCTGAAGCTCTCACAGACGAGGAAATAAACACTCTCTACGAAAGAAACCAACTGGGCCAAACTACTGCAGAATCTCTCCTGAACACCATGTGGTGGAATAACTGCATACACTTTGGTCTAAGGGCAGTTACCGACCACCATCAGATGAAATGGGGAGATGTCACTCTTGGAAAAGATTCATCTGGCAAGGAGTACCTGAG TTACAACGAAAGATCCACAAAGACCAGGACAGGGGAACATGTCACAAACATCAGAGCTGTACGACCAACAGTGTGGGCAACACCCCAAGATCCGACAAGATGCCCAGTGGCAACTTACAGGCTGTATGCTGAATATCGCCcaaaagactactcaggagaaGACGACCCCTTCTACATCGCGACCACAACTGTCCCCAACCCCAAACCAGGCACAACATGGTTAAAAAAACAGAGAGTTGGCGTCAACAAGTTGGCGACTTTAATGAAAGATATGGCAATCAAAGCAGGTCTGacccaaaacaaaagaataacCAACCACAGCGCAAGGAAAACCATGGTGCAAACATTGGTCAACAAGCAATTTGCCCCCACAGAAATAATGCAATTAACCGGCCATAAGAATGTGCAGTCCATTAACACATACTCAAAAATGTCAGAAGAAACGCACAAAAAAATGAGCACAGCACTGGCTGAATCTCAATCTACACCACAGCAATCAGTCACCTCATCAACACACCTGCAATCAACAACTGCAGACATTCCAACAAGcagcatgcacacatacatgcatcaAGAACACACAAGAACAGCCACAATGCAAAATTCATGCAGCCACCAGCCAACGCTTCCATTCCCTTTTTTCGGAGGCTCTGTGTCCAACTGCACCATCAACATTAACGTCAACCCACCACAATCAAATTCCACAGCTACAgtctcactctcagtcaccGACACACAGAGTGAAACTGTTAAGCAAGCAGCCCCTGCCAAGCGTCCTCGACGCAAATAA